The Micromonospora sp. WMMD961 genome has a segment encoding these proteins:
- a CDS encoding DUF5318 domain-containing protein yields the protein MRTQRQVVDYSLQKRAVLRELLAGRVGTYDVCDASPYLKNAARFHGEPTDRRCPICRSENLTLVHYIYGDELKQSAGQARTLAELPVLAMTLREFQVFVVEVCLGCDWNHLVEQYLLGRDGLAGDSDGTGEQDVAAEGVGRRRREAQR from the coding sequence ATGCGTACGCAGCGCCAGGTCGTCGACTACTCGCTCCAGAAGCGAGCAGTGCTGCGTGAGCTCCTGGCCGGCCGGGTCGGCACGTACGACGTCTGCGACGCATCGCCGTACCTGAAGAACGCCGCCCGCTTCCACGGTGAGCCGACCGACCGGCGCTGCCCGATCTGCCGCAGTGAGAACCTGACCCTCGTCCACTACATTTACGGCGACGAACTCAAGCAGTCCGCCGGGCAGGCCCGGACACTTGCCGAGTTGCCCGTGCTGGCGATGACGCTGCGTGAGTTCCAGGTCTTCGTGGTGGAGGTGTGCCTCGGTTGTGACTGGAACCATCTCGTCGAGCAGTACCTGCTCGGCCGGGACGGTCTGGCCGGCGACAGCGACGGCACCGGCGAGCAGGACGTGGCAGCCGAAGGTGTGGGTCGGCGGAGGCGAGAGGCGCAACGGTGA
- a CDS encoding PadR family transcriptional regulator, producing the protein MLEFAILGLLQESPMHGYELRKELTAKLGAIRAAISYGSLYPTLRRLQAAGWITEAAETPATAEEVPALTSRRGRVVYKITAEGKERFAQLIAQAGPETYDDTGFGVHFAFFARTDQATRLRILEGRRRKIEERREGLRDVLGRAAERLDAYTLELQRHGLDACEREVRWLEELIANERSGRAPTVPNIGTAGGRREDNSPPPPGETRNERP; encoded by the coding sequence GTGCTTGAGTTCGCCATCCTCGGCCTCCTGCAGGAGTCTCCGATGCACGGCTATGAGCTGCGCAAGGAGTTGACCGCCAAACTCGGCGCGATCCGGGCGGCGATCAGCTACGGCTCGCTCTACCCGACCCTGCGCAGGCTGCAGGCGGCGGGATGGATCACCGAAGCTGCCGAGACACCCGCCACTGCCGAGGAGGTTCCCGCGCTGACCAGCCGACGAGGTCGGGTGGTCTACAAAATCACCGCGGAAGGCAAGGAACGCTTCGCCCAGCTGATTGCGCAGGCCGGGCCCGAGACGTATGACGACACGGGCTTCGGGGTGCACTTCGCGTTCTTCGCCCGGACCGACCAGGCGACCCGCCTGCGCATTCTGGAGGGTCGCCGCCGCAAGATCGAGGAGCGTCGCGAAGGGCTTCGCGACGTGCTTGGCCGGGCGGCCGAGCGCCTCGACGCTTACACGCTGGAACTGCAGCGCCACGGCCTTGATGCCTGTGAGCGCGAGGTCCGCTGGCTGGAGGAGCTCATCGCCAACGAGCGCTCCGGCCGAGCCCCGACGGTCCCGAACATCGGGACAGCCGGCGG